The nucleotide window CACCACCAGGTCCACCTGGGCAAAGCTCTTAACCTGTCTGGCCAGCTGGAAGGTCGTGCGGGCGTTATCCGTGCACCGGCACACCTAGTCCTTCCCAGAAACCTGGAACACGCCCACCACCGCGCTCCTGGGCGTGAAACGAGCACCCACCTCCCCCGGGAACGCGGCCCCGCCCACCGCTGGAACGCCCCCTGCTCACACACCTCTCGCGGCGTGTCTGCCACCACCACGACCACCTGCCCGTACCCAGCGGCCTCCAGCTCACCCAGCAGGCGCGGCCCCTGCCCCCGGGCAGGAGACTCCATCCACTGCAAGGTCCCCTCGATCTTGACGTCAAACCGCTCTTCGAGCAGGTCCTTGCGCACCAGGTCAGCGGTGTTGGTGGACATCTGGTGCACCAGCGTCGCCAGCTCCCCACGCAACACAGGCCGCCCGTCAGCCAGCACCTGGGGACCGTGCCGCGCCAGCAAGCCGTCCCAGTGCCTCCGGGCCCCCTCCAGCAGCTCCTGGTCAACCTCCAGCCCCTCCACCCGGTTACCCAGCAACAGCTGCTCGATGTCATCAGCATCCACCGTGGTGAAACCAGCCTCGTCCAGACCCATACGCCCGGCCTCACGCGCACCCAGCACACCCCCGGCCACACCAACCGCCCAGGACTTACCCGCCCCCGGCGCCCCCGCCATAATGATCGCCCGCCCCCGCCGCGCACCACAGGCACCCGCCCGCGCCACGTAAGCCGCCCGCACTGCCTGCCGCAACTCGTACCAGAAAGTCTCGCGTGCTGGCTTGCGTGGTAAGCAGTGCTCCTGCGACAAGCGCTGGACCACCCCAGCCACCTGCGCCCCCGTAGACCCCAGCACCCCCGCCCGCTCCTCCCCGGGCACCCCGGAGCGGGTGATCTCAGTACCCCCAGAACTCGGGAGTACCATAAGGCGCCTCCGGCGGCTGGGGCAGGGTCTGAGCTATGTCGTCCAGCTCCGCAAACTCCTCCGGGGAGAGGAAACCGTAGAACTGCACGCCTATGATGTCGTCCCAGCTGCCACTCTCGTAGCCGTCATAGCCCCGCACCTGACCAAAGGTGTAGGGCCAGGACCGCAGCCGCTCCATCATCTCCGCGGTACTGATCTGACCCGCAGCCTGCCGATACACCAGCTCCTTAGGCGTGACCGGGCGGATCTCCTCACCCCGCTCCATATGCTGCTGCACACCCAGCACCAGCCGCAGCTCGGTACCCACCCGCTCGGCTACCTCCTGGGGGCTGAGCCCCTGCGCCAACAGGTCCCGGCTACGCCGAGCCCGCTCTATCGGCCCCAGCAGCCGCAGGGCCCGGGCCCGCAGGTCCTCACCACCACGACCCACCAGCACCGTCCCGTCATCCAGCACCAGCCTCCCCGCAACCCGCTCCTCAGGAACCGGTCCCGGCTGCTCCTGGCCCACCGGCTCTACCGCGTCCCCCACCACAACCTCCTACCTCCCCAGAACGGGAGCTCAGCAATACCCGCCCCAAGAACGCTACCCCAACCACCCCACCATAAAGACCTTTACCTCAGCCTGCGAAGAGCGTGGTCTCAAAGGAGTAGCGGGAGGCACGGTAGATGTGTGAACCGAACTCGATAGCCCGGCCAGCGGCGTCGTAAGCGGTGCGCTGCGCGGTCAACAGGGCGGCTTGGAAGGCCTCGATGACGGGGATGATCGTGGTGGTCTCGGCCTGGTTGTCCTCCCAGCACCCGACCTGGAGGGGGAAACCATGACGGTCGACCAGCAGGCCGACGATGACCTGGGGGTCGATCCGCCTGTCCTTGGAGTAGCCGACCCGCCGCAGCTCGTCCTGCCTTGTCTGCCTCGAAGTAGAGGGTGGTGACGTCGTACAGGCACCGGGCCAGCCCCCTGCTGGCGGTGACGTGCTCGAACAAGGCCTCCGACAGGCTCTCGCGGTAGCCCCGCCAGACGCAGCGCCCCAGGCAGCGGAACAAGGTCCGCACGGTGACCGGCTCCAGGCCCAGGTTGCCCAGTACACGGGGGACCTGGGCCTTGGAGGACGGCTCAATCACACGAGCCAGAACCATCTGCTCAAACGCCCGGTCGCCACCGACCGTTTCCCTCAGCCCCAGGCGGGTGTAGGCCCTGTGCAGGACCTGCCACAACAACCTGGAGTGCTTGGACTCCACCGTGGTAGTAGCCGCACCGGTGCGTGTCGGTAGCGCATCCAGATACTCCAGGTCCACCAGCCCCTGGTCCTGCCAGGCGGCGATCTTCTGCCTATCGACCTCCAACAGGGCCTCCAGCTGCGCCTCGTCGTGGGCTGAGCCCAGGTGCTTCACGATCCGGCGCACACCACCGGACTTGGACACGATCTGCACCGCCGTGGCCCCCGAGGCGGTCTTGACCTGACACAAAAACGGGCTCACACCAACGCACCACACGAGCCCTTAGTACCCTACCACCAGACCCCCAACACCGCAATACCAACGAAAAACAACACCGAACCACGCAAAACCCACCAAAGTGTCACAAGTCAGGTGAGACATAGGCGACGAGCGACCCACAGCTGGTGAGGGTGCCCGGCGGTGAAGCGGCGTTGGCCGAGGTCAGGGCGAGATCCGGCAGGCTGGCGGGGCGTGTGGTGACCTGCGGCCGCGTCGCACACCCTGCACGCCAGCGAGCCTCATCGGGCGCGCGACATGGTCGCGGCCGACCTGCCAGCCAGCACGGACCATGGCATGGTGCCTCTTGCCCACCCCGTAGACGCTGTAGTGCTGTGCGTGGACCCGCTCGATCTCAGGCCGCAGGATCTCGTCCCGCACAGCCCGCGCCGAAGCTGGGCGGGCCTTGGCGGCGAGGTCACCGCGGGATGTGATGAACCCACACTCCATCGCTCCAAGTGTGCGCCAGATCGGCCCAGGCCCCGAAGCGATGGCGGTAGTGGTCGATGAACCAGGTCATCTCGTCGTGGGGCACTCGAACTCCGCCGCGAAACAAGCCGAGGCCTTGCGCACAATCTCGTTCGCGCGGCGCAACCCTTGGTTCTCTCGGCGCAGCTGGCGCATCTCCTCTAACTCATCGGTGCTCACACTGGATCCTCTTCTCGACGAGCTTCAGGGCGCGAGCCTTGAACTCGGGCCTGTCTCCTAACACGTTAGTGTGCCAAGAGTCAGGTCAAAGGAAGACGATAATCTTCCCCCGGCGAGAAACACCACCCATCCCACTTCTTTACAGTTCGGATATCTATCTTGGCTGGTTCATGGCATAAGTTGTTGACTCTCGACAAGCCTTTGATAAACCGTTGAGCCCTCTATCAATTCGCGGTGTGTCCCCTGTGCTACGATCCGCCCCTGGTCGAGAACGTAAATCATGTCGGCACTAATCACAGTTGATAGTCGGTGAGCAATTGCTAGGACTGTTCGTTCACCTCTGAGAGTGAAGATTGAAGAATGAACCGCCTGCTCGGTAATGGAGTCAAGGTTCGAGGTTGCCTCATCGAGCAAAATGATGGGCGCGTCGGAAAGGAAAGCCCGCGCGAGTGCGAGCCTCTGACGTTCGCCACCGGAAAGACCTGTACCGCCTTCGCCAACCACATGGTCGAGGTCTGGAACCTGACCGCTGATCGTGAACTGTGCAGATTTGAGGGCATGAACAAAATCTTTGTGATCAGCCTCAGTGGCAACGAAACTGAGATTGTCGCGAATCGTTCCAGCGAACACTGGTGCAGACTGATCGACGAGTGCAAAATTTGCTCGAACATGACCAGGCGCAACGCCCAATATGTTTTGACCATATACGAACACGTCACCCGACGTCGGACGATAAAAACATTCAAGGACATTGAATATGCTTGACTTTCCAGTACCAGAACGGCCCACGAATGCGACAAATGTGCCACGTGGGATCATTAATGAAAAGTCCTGCAGCACCCATTGTGTTTCGTGAATATTAGGAAGGTCTATATGGTCGTAAGTTAAGAAGACGTTGGCAAACTGGATAGCGGGCGAATGTGCCTCGCTTGCTGCAGGTAGAGAAAAATAGTTGATCGTATCTTCTTGGGTCCATGAGCTGAATTTAGATATCCGAGAGTAAGCTCCGAGACCTTCGGAGAGCGAGGCGACCACTCCTCCGAGCATCGCCGCAGGAGTGAAGACTAACATTACGTACATAATGAAAGAGGTGAGTCCACCCACTGTGAGCACGCCGGTAGATACCCGGATCGCTCCGAAACCCACAACAACAAACAACAGAATCTGAATCGCAGACTGGGTAAATCCAGCCACGATAGCTTTGAGCTTGGCCACTCGTAAACCGCTCATCCGTGCGGCCCCAGCCGAGCTGCGAATAGATTGAAGAAACACGGCCTCAGATCGAAATGCCCTAACAGTGCGGATACCGGAAAGTACGCGTCCGAAACTCGCCGACATCGAAGCCACGCTTGCCTGCACATCCTCGGCCGCTGGTCGAGTGCGTGAACCAATAAGGATTCCAGACAATAACAGTACTCCCACCGCCACGACAACTACAGCGAATAGGACCCAATCGATGTAGAACATCATCACAAGGGCGCCGAATAAGGTAAGTAATTGGACGACAAGCTCAACCACTCCTTGACTTAGGATCCCTCTGAGCTGCGAAGTATCGGAACCCAGTGCCGATGTGAGATCTCCGGTCTGGACCGATTGAACCGACAACAGATCTGCCCCGAGAACGCGAGAGGCAAGGTCATTCCTGATCCTGAAGACCATTGCTTCACTGACACGTTCAAGGAGATACTGCTCGAAGGCTCCTAAGTATAGCGGACGCGGCGAGACCAGAGGCACAAACTGATACCAACCTCCAATCAAGACCGAAGCCGGCACTGTTCACGATTTCGCCAACCAGCGAAGGTTGAATGAGTGAGATTCCTGCGATGATCACCCCTATGAATGTCGCGATCAGCAGTGTCGATAAATGAGGCTTTAGCTCCGCAGTAAACTGCCGCCAGGGAATTCCGTCGACATCACGGGTACTCTGCTTGGCGTCCATTCACATCTCCAAAACGCAATACATTAATTAAAAGAAAAATACCAAGAAATAATACAATGAGTGACAGGAAGTACGCGACGTCAAACAAGAGTGGAAGCGTTACGCGCTGTCCATTTGCGACCTCATGCAATCGTGGTGCAATCCCGCGCATCATTATAGCAGGGGCTAATCGGTCAACAGCCGGTGCCAGCAAGAGTGAATACAGAATGGTGAAACTGACACTAAATACCCCGCTTTTAAACGCAAATCCAATGGCACATCCAAGTAAAGACATCAGGGTCACTTCAAATGCAGCCACCCCTAACGGCTTCACCCCAAGCTCCTTCAAGTCAGAAAAATTGAAGATCGAGATGAAGGCCAAAGTCCCGATAACCCAAGCTACCGCCAATAGTGCGTGAACCATGAACGTGCTGCGAATACGAGCGAGCCAACGTTCTTGCGTTAGTAGCCTATTGATCTCATTGTCGTAGTGATTTAAAGAGGTGCCAGAAATCCAAGCGCTACTAAGGAGTGCAATACTGCCCAATGTCGATAGTTGAGACGCAATCGAACTCGATAGGGCGGTGCCGTTTACCTCTGCATTTAACGCACCAAGCAACTGAAAAAGAGGCGCAGTCAATAGTGGTAAAGTAGCAGCAGTCAGACTTGAGGGTAAGGACCTGAAACCCATTACGTATGCATTCATATCGCGCATAATCATCTCCGCCTCATGCCAGCCAGCCACAAGTATACAAGGCAGGAAAACATGATCCAAGCCGCAAGCAGCCAGCCGGAGATCTCTACACCGAACGGACCCTGCGTAGCGTCGTAGAAGGCAAAGGACTTGCCCCCGATCAATGGGAGCGCATTATGTAGCGGTGGTAGCACTCGCTGAAAAAGCCCTGCAAGCGAGACCATAAACAATCCGAGTAATACTACCACAGAGGTGAATAGTCGATAAGTCAGTGCCGAAATAGCCAGGGCCAACGTCGCGAAGAGAACAGCGAAGACAAACACGCGCAAGCAGACGAATAGTGCGGCAGCAACCGACAAGCTTGCTCGTCCCTCAGGGGCCAGAAGAAGCGCGCAAGTGGCAAAATTAACCACTGCGGCACATAGTGTCGTCAGCATAGCCCAGGAACTCGTCCACAAAATAGAACCGAACCTGCGCGCCACAAGACTACCCGGTGTTAGAAGAATTTGCTCATGGTCTCCATAGCGATATTCCAAATGGGTCAAGTATGCTGCTGCTATAGGTATGAAAATCACCGCGGACTGATAAACTGGCCCGAGATAACCTTCACTCATTAGCGTAGCGAGCGGCTTGTCGATAAGCGACGGGTCCAAGTTCTTGGATTCAAGATCTCCAGTGATTACAGCGTTTATCACCCCGATATTGATGATGGAGAAGACGAGACTAAGCACGGCGACAGGGATCATCGCTAAGTACGTCTCTGGCATAGTCCAGAAGCGAGAAAATTCCGATCTGACTTCGCTCATTGACCTGCTCCTACTTACTTACCGGTAGGATTGAGCACGAAGTAAGCGTGCTCAAGCGACGAATACTGTTCTCTGAGTTGGCTGCGGGTCATTTGTGCCACGATCTTGCCATGACGCAGGAAGACCAAATCGGTCGCCAGATGCTCGAGCTCGTTCATCAGGTGGCTGGTGATGAGCACAGTATTTCCCGTGCTACAAAAATCAGTGAGGAAATCACGAAGCCATCTTACCCCCTCCGGATCCAACCCGTTTACCGGTTCGTCCAGGACCAGCACTTCTGGATCGCCGAGTAGTGCGCTCGCAATACGAAGTCTCTGCTTCATGCCGAGGGAATACGTTTTCACTCGTCTACGCTCAAAGCCAGTCAACCCAACAAAACCAAGCTTCTTCTCGCACGTGTGCTTGTCAATTCCTTTCGCGGCAGCTATCCAGCGCAGCTGGTCAATCGCGCGCCGAGACGGGTGTGGGATCATAGTGTCTAAAGAGGCACCGACTGTGCCTTCTTTGGAGAACTCTGTGTATGACTTTCCGCCGATATATGCCTCACCCGATGTCGCTGTTTCTAAGTTTAAGAGAATACGCAACAGCGTCGACTTTCCCGATCCGTTTGGGCCCACCAGGCTGACAATAGAACCTTGCGGTACGGCAAACGAGACATCCTCAAGTACCCGGTTGCTCCCAAATGTCTTTGTGACGTTACGTAACTCAATCATGTTTCCCTCCAACTTGTAGACTGATCATGAACTCGGATAGGTTGAGAGTTTCGCCAACTGGCCTATCGTCGAATTCTACCCATGCATGTGCGACAAATGGATTTATGCGAAATTCACTACGCCAAACCAACGGTATCGAATAGAAGCGGGCGAGCAGCATCATTGCAATGGATCGTTGAAGGCAACCGTTACCTGCACATCGCGCGCTTACGCTGTTAATCGCATCACGAACGTGTCGAACCTCTGAAAGTGTGGCATCACCATCGCGGACGACACTGCCCGCCAAGATCCGCACTAGCTGATTGGGCTTGAGTTTTGCCAGCCAAAAGGCGATAGCGGTTGCTAGCTTGGTCAGCAGTAGTTCACTTGTCTTAAGCTTAATGCGTGGTTCCATGTGAACCGGAGAGCTCATCTATACTACCTCCAAGATTCGCTGATCCAACAAAGACTGTAAGATGGTTGAATAGTCCATCCGGATTTGCGTGACGTTTTCATCGGGATAAATCTTTGCCACCCTTCTTATACATTGCTCAACGGTTTGGCCGTTCGTAAGGTGGTCAATAAAGTCGCATGTAGCCTTGTCAAGGTGCATGTACTCACCTGAGCGTTCAACGAGAACTATAGCCCCATCCTCCACATTGTTCCACGAGACCTCTTCAGCCAGTTTGTACATGGGAAGTTACCTCTCTGATAACCATGACTCGAGTGACGCCGCACGCATGAGTGCATCAAGACCCGAGCCATCCGCACTGAAACCTTGAATCGCCTGTGTGACCAGTTGACTGTCGAGCAGCTCCATTTGAGCTAGGGAGGATGATGTGCTGAGCAAA belongs to Actinomyces trachealis and includes:
- a CDS encoding lasso peptide biosynthesis B2 protein, giving the protein MSSPVHMEPRIKLKTSELLLTKLATAIAFWLAKLKPNQLVRILAGSVVRDGDATLSEVRHVRDAINSVSARCAGNGCLQRSIAMMLLARFYSIPLVWRSEFRINPFVAHAWVEFDDRPVGETLNLSEFMISLQVGGKHD
- a CDS encoding PqqD family peptide modification chaperone — protein: MYKLAEEVSWNNVEDGAIVLVERSGEYMHLDKATCDFIDHLTNGQTVEQCIRRVAKIYPDENVTQIRMDYSTILQSLLDQRILEVV
- a CDS encoding IS3 family transposase; the protein is MECGFITSRGDLAAKARPASARAVRDEILRPEIERVHAQHYSVYGVGKRHHAMVRAGWQVGRDHVARPMRLAGVQGVRRGRRSPHAPPACRISP
- a CDS encoding ABC transporter ATP-binding protein, producing the protein MIELRNVTKTFGSNRVLEDVSFAVPQGSIVSLVGPNGSGKSTLLRILLNLETATSGEAYIGGKSYTEFSKEGTVGASLDTMIPHPSRRAIDQLRWIAAAKGIDKHTCEKKLGFVGLTGFERRRVKTYSLGMKQRLRIASALLGDPEVLVLDEPVNGLDPEGVRWLRDFLTDFCSTGNTVLITSHLMNELEHLATDLVFLRHGKIVAQMTRSQLREQYSSLEHAYFVLNPTGK
- a CDS encoding ABC transporter ATP-binding protein — encoded protein: MPASVLIGGWYQFVPLVSPRPLYLGAFEQYLLERVSEAMVFRIRNDLASRVLGADLLSVQSVQTGDLTSALGSDTSQLRGILSQGVVELVVQLLTLFGALVMMFYIDWVLFAVVVVAVGVLLLSGILIGSRTRPAAEDVQASVASMSASFGRVLSGIRTVRAFRSEAVFLQSIRSSAGAARMSGLRVAKLKAIVAGFTQSAIQILLFVVVGFGAIRVSTGVLTVGGLTSFIMYVMLVFTPAAMLGGVVASLSEGLGAYSRISKFSSWTQEDTINYFSLPAASEAHSPAIQFANVFLTYDHIDLPNIHETQWVLQDFSLMIPRGTFVAFVGRSGTGKSSIFNVLECFYRPTSGDVFVYGQNILGVAPGHVRANFALVDQSAPVFAGTIRDNLSFVATEADHKDFVHALKSAQFTISGQVPDLDHVVGEGGTGLSGGERQRLALARAFLSDAPIILLDEATSNLDSITEQAVHSSIFTLRGERTVLAIAHRLSTVISADMIYVLDQGRIVAQGTHRELIEGSTVYQRLVESQQLMP